In a single window of the Leptospira sanjuanensis genome:
- a CDS encoding ATP-dependent Clp protease ATP-binding subunit, which translates to MLEFTKRAKRVINEIAQDEAKRLGSDYIGPEHILLGLLKEEDSVAIKILNNLNINLNELRKEVERRTREASGALLMDVAGGQDRYQKIIELSKEEAKRLKHNYVGTEHILLALLRDNNNIAGGALYSFSVNYNVIKSEILRLLGAPPTSSVGVSSAAQSGPQGTQPRQEKTKTPILDEFARDLTQLARDKKLDPVVGRATEIQRVIQILSRKTKNNPVLVGESGVGKTAIVEGLALAIVEKSVPDLLFEKRVLSLDLASLIAGTKYRGEFEERLKKIMKEITSSTNIIIFIDELHTLIGAGAAEGAVDAANILKPALARGELQCIGATTSAEYRKYIEKDSALERRFQVVKVAEPSVDDAIQILQGLKKAYEAHHKVRYSDKALEQSVKLSHRYINDRYLPDKAIDIIDEAGAKARLANCARPQTIKDLEEEIKSLATKKEELVRAQEYEKAAGVRDEVNRKKQAMEEKIRSWQEKMEDFAVNIEEDDILSVISLWTGIPLEKMEESESDKLLRLEDELKKRVVGQGEAIEKIAKAVRRARTGFKSERRPTGSFIFLGPTGVGKTELAKALANFLFGNDDAMLRVDMSEYMEPHAVSRLIGAPPGYVGYDDGGQLTEFVRKRPYSIILLDEIEKAHHDIFNILLQIMEEGNLTDTKGRKVNFRDTIIIMTSNIGAKEIQAGGRLGFEDRKDEALKYKSDQTRDQLKKYFNPEFLNRVDEVIYFGSLTKENIMAIIDIMVIDTNKRFREKAIEVSITQSAKDHIMDIGYDEKFGARPLRRVFQRELEDHMAVQTLKGAYKEPTKIEIDFKEGKLDFVESAWTDYKPAAKAGGDDNSSGNPERSEEIALV; encoded by the coding sequence ATGCTGGAATTTACTAAAAGAGCCAAAAGAGTCATCAACGAGATCGCTCAGGATGAGGCCAAGCGTCTTGGTAGCGACTATATCGGGCCGGAACACATTCTGCTCGGTCTTCTGAAAGAAGAAGATTCGGTCGCTATCAAAATCCTGAACAATCTGAACATTAACCTCAACGAACTTCGTAAAGAGGTGGAACGAAGAACGCGCGAAGCTTCCGGAGCCTTGCTCATGGACGTCGCCGGCGGTCAGGATCGATATCAAAAAATTATCGAGCTTTCCAAAGAAGAAGCAAAACGACTCAAACACAATTACGTCGGGACGGAACATATCCTTCTCGCGTTGTTAAGAGACAACAACAATATCGCGGGCGGCGCGTTGTATTCTTTTAGCGTAAATTATAATGTTATAAAGAGCGAAATCTTACGTTTGCTCGGCGCTCCTCCTACGAGCTCCGTAGGCGTAAGCTCCGCGGCTCAATCGGGACCGCAGGGAACTCAGCCTCGTCAGGAGAAAACCAAAACTCCGATCTTGGACGAGTTCGCACGCGATCTTACGCAGCTTGCGAGAGATAAGAAATTGGATCCGGTTGTGGGAAGAGCGACCGAGATTCAAAGAGTCATTCAAATTCTTTCCAGAAAAACGAAGAACAATCCGGTTCTCGTCGGAGAATCCGGAGTCGGTAAAACCGCGATCGTGGAAGGACTCGCTCTTGCGATCGTAGAGAAGAGCGTTCCCGATCTGCTGTTCGAAAAGAGAGTTCTTTCTTTGGATCTTGCGTCTTTGATCGCGGGAACCAAATACAGAGGAGAATTCGAAGAGCGTCTGAAAAAGATCATGAAGGAAATCACTTCCTCCACGAACATCATCATCTTTATCGACGAACTTCACACTTTGATCGGAGCCGGAGCCGCGGAAGGCGCGGTGGATGCTGCGAACATTCTCAAACCCGCTTTAGCGAGGGGAGAACTTCAGTGCATCGGCGCGACCACAAGCGCGGAATACCGCAAGTATATCGAAAAAGATTCCGCATTGGAAAGAAGATTCCAAGTCGTGAAAGTCGCGGAACCTTCCGTGGACGACGCGATTCAGATTCTCCAAGGTTTGAAAAAAGCGTACGAAGCTCACCACAAAGTGAGATACTCCGATAAGGCTTTGGAACAATCCGTAAAACTTTCTCACAGATATATCAACGATCGTTATTTACCTGATAAGGCGATCGATATCATCGACGAGGCCGGTGCCAAGGCGCGTTTGGCGAACTGCGCGCGTCCTCAAACGATCAAGGATCTCGAAGAGGAAATCAAATCTCTTGCGACTAAAAAAGAAGAATTAGTCCGCGCCCAAGAATACGAAAAGGCCGCCGGAGTTCGCGACGAAGTGAACCGGAAAAAACAGGCTATGGAAGAAAAGATCCGTTCTTGGCAAGAGAAGATGGAAGACTTCGCGGTCAACATCGAGGAAGACGATATTCTTTCCGTAATCTCATTATGGACCGGAATTCCTTTGGAAAAAATGGAAGAATCCGAATCCGACAAACTTCTCCGCTTGGAAGATGAACTGAAAAAACGCGTCGTCGGTCAGGGAGAAGCGATCGAAAAAATCGCGAAAGCGGTTCGTCGTGCGAGAACAGGATTCAAGAGCGAAAGACGTCCTACCGGATCTTTCATCTTCTTGGGACCAACGGGAGTCGGTAAGACCGAGCTCGCAAAAGCTCTTGCAAACTTCCTCTTCGGAAACGACGATGCGATGCTTCGTGTGGATATGTCCGAATATATGGAACCGCATGCGGTCAGCCGTTTGATCGGAGCGCCTCCGGGTTACGTAGGTTACGATGACGGAGGTCAATTGACCGAGTTCGTCAGAAAAAGACCGTACTCCATCATTCTTTTGGATGAGATTGAAAAAGCGCACCACGACATTTTCAATATTCTCCTTCAGATCATGGAAGAAGGAAACTTGACCGATACGAAAGGACGCAAAGTCAACTTCCGAGACACGATTATCATCATGACTTCCAACATCGGCGCAAAGGAAATTCAAGCCGGAGGAAGACTGGGATTCGAAGATCGTAAGGACGAAGCGCTGAAATACAAGTCCGATCAGACTCGCGATCAGTTGAAGAAATACTTCAATCCTGAATTCTTGAACCGTGTGGATGAAGTGATCTACTTCGGATCTCTCACGAAAGAAAACATCATGGCGATCATCGATATCATGGTGATCGACACGAACAAACGTTTCCGTGAAAAAGCGATCGAGGTTTCCATTACTCAGTCCGCGAAAGACCATATCATGGATATCGGTTACGACGAGAAGTTCGGTGCGAGACCGTTGCGTAGGGTTTTCCAAAGAGAACTCGAAGACCACATGGCGGTTCAAACACTCAAAGGGGCTTACAAGGAACCGACTAAAATCGAAATCGATTTCAAAGAAGGTAAACTTGATTTCGTTGAATCTGCTTGGACGGACTACAAACCGGCAGCTAAAGCCGGAGGAGACGACAATTCTTCCGGCAATCCTGAAAGGTCGGAAGAGATTGCCTTAGTGTAA
- a CDS encoding ATP--guanido phosphotransferase: MEPTILMSSSETCLYCGTNSTIWNERGKIGCVHCLKLFRKEYQAHLRERDFELSSRFLQGTELENFLRFESLSESQKILQLDRMAPPFTYRLRIGRNLQGRIYPTAADPGLSKIKNAGVPTQILREFLSNTLEVDPALLNGKELPTRLSWGEGTLFFGDEEHLRWETFAPTVSELFRQIETSPLKKLEDQKVFDYDPDFGYVTSCPTNAGSGTKISLKLSMRSWKNRNSSSFKVPGFLEFYLENSSEFAVFYLKNFTFSQKNSFLKLVYYLALQVEPAL, translated from the coding sequence ATGGAACCGACAATTCTTATGTCTTCTTCCGAAACCTGTTTATACTGCGGAACTAACTCAACGATTTGGAACGAACGTGGAAAGATCGGTTGTGTCCATTGCCTCAAACTCTTTCGAAAAGAATACCAAGCGCATCTGAGAGAACGGGACTTTGAACTTTCTTCGCGATTTTTACAGGGAACGGAACTCGAGAATTTTCTTCGGTTCGAATCCCTCTCGGAATCCCAAAAAATTCTTCAGTTGGACCGGATGGCTCCGCCCTTTACCTACCGACTGAGAATCGGCCGCAATCTCCAGGGGAGAATCTACCCGACCGCCGCCGATCCAGGTCTATCGAAAATCAAAAACGCCGGAGTTCCGACCCAAATCCTAAGGGAGTTCCTCTCGAACACCTTAGAGGTCGATCCCGCTCTGCTCAACGGGAAAGAATTACCGACCCGCCTTTCTTGGGGGGAAGGGACTTTATTTTTCGGGGATGAAGAACATCTTCGTTGGGAAACGTTTGCCCCGACGGTTTCGGAATTATTCCGACAAATCGAAACTTCTCCCCTAAAAAAATTAGAAGATCAAAAAGTTTTTGATTACGATCCGGATTTCGGTTATGTCACTTCCTGCCCGACAAACGCGGGATCAGGGACGAAAATTAGTTTGAAATTGTCTATGCGGTCTTGGAAAAATCGAAATTCTTCCTCGTTCAAAGTTCCCGGCTTTTTAGAGTTTTACCTTGAGAATTCTTCCGAATTCGCAGTTTTTTATCTGAAAAATTTTACTTTTTCTCAAAAAAATTCCTTTTTAAAATTAGTTTATTATTTAGCCTTACAGGTGGAACCGGCGTTGTAA
- a CDS encoding ABC transporter ATP-binding protein: MSLIKVRSLVKNYHILDKEFKILDHLDLDVEEGEIVSVEGKSGIGKSTLLNILGSMDSSDSGEVNVCGVALDQISETGKEKFRAEKVSFIFQHHLLLPDFTALENVSIPLLINGVQPGKARQLSIDMLDRVGLKDRHDNFPSQLSGGESARVGVARALVAGKKLVLADEPTGNLDRENSRNLMALILELQKELRFSMVIVTHDMELASLAHRRNQMAGGKLQPIS; the protein is encoded by the coding sequence GTGAGTCTGATCAAAGTAAGAAGTCTAGTAAAGAATTATCATATTCTCGATAAGGAATTTAAGATTCTCGATCATCTCGATCTCGATGTCGAAGAAGGCGAGATCGTTTCCGTGGAAGGAAAGTCCGGAATCGGAAAGTCAACCCTCTTGAACATCTTGGGTTCGATGGATTCATCCGATAGCGGAGAAGTGAACGTTTGCGGAGTCGCGCTCGATCAAATTTCTGAAACCGGAAAGGAAAAGTTTCGGGCGGAGAAAGTTTCCTTTATCTTTCAACATCATCTTCTGCTTCCCGATTTTACGGCTCTGGAAAATGTCAGCATTCCTCTGTTGATCAACGGAGTTCAACCGGGAAAGGCGCGACAACTGTCCATCGATATGTTGGATCGCGTGGGACTCAAGGATCGTCACGACAACTTTCCTTCACAGCTTTCGGGCGGTGAAAGCGCGAGGGTCGGAGTAGCGAGAGCGCTCGTTGCAGGAAAGAAGCTCGTGCTTGCGGACGAACCGACGGGAAACTTGGATCGTGAAAATTCACGGAACTTGATGGCTTTGATTTTGGAACTTCAGAAAGAGCTTCGTTTTTCCATGGTGATCGTAACACACGATATGGAACTTGCGTCGCTGGCTCACAGAAGGAACCAAATGGCGGGCGGGAAACTGCAGCCGATTTCTTAA
- a CDS encoding ABC transporter permease has protein sequence MKSNLFRGSLIFLVTSRYIRGSRVAGLLSLKSRLSFIVMTVGVSLLIVVLSIFNGFQRQVKESLWQGGPHITIENNFDSGDIQNYEKIVSWLSKNPYLKDRIVSIGGSITSHGLIQNSNSFIPIMVRALPVENIQDLIGNRLPNFPRIVHHNREEIARYNTDNQVLIGKEMAGLYNFDLGANLTMAVPGGRFSLGKGVDVSIKTFRTVGFFKTGYYNYDTHYVFLSLPVAQKFFNLKNSVNQIAIKVKSLDDLQNCKREILKEFRDPEFENEIGYSASFSVRTIAEEQENFFTALKLEKTIISIIVFLFIILAALGMVASVYSLVRAKRKSIGVLKALGLPSSGILLIFTLNAMVVGVLASLVGGVSGIFIAGNLETIVNGLSELINMVGFYFYHSEWTNVELVPKDVYYFDHIPVDIDISFIFMVTTAATILSGIAGYFPARWAAGLNPVDTIRND, from the coding sequence ATGAAGTCAAATTTGTTCCGGGGTTCGTTGATATTTCTGGTAACCTCCCGTTATATTCGGGGGTCCCGGGTCGCAGGTCTCCTCTCCTTAAAATCTAGACTATCGTTCATTGTGATGACGGTAGGCGTTTCTCTTTTGATCGTTGTCTTATCGATCTTCAACGGCTTTCAAAGACAGGTAAAAGAATCGCTCTGGCAAGGCGGTCCTCATATCACGATTGAAAACAATTTCGATTCCGGTGATATACAGAATTATGAAAAGATAGTTTCTTGGTTAAGCAAGAATCCTTATTTAAAAGATAGGATCGTTTCCATCGGTGGAAGCATCACGAGTCACGGTCTGATTCAAAATAGCAACTCTTTCATTCCGATTATGGTGCGCGCTCTTCCCGTCGAGAACATTCAGGATTTAATCGGAAATCGTCTTCCGAATTTTCCGCGCATCGTTCATCACAATCGCGAAGAAATCGCGCGTTACAACACGGACAATCAGGTCTTGATCGGAAAAGAGATGGCCGGTCTGTATAATTTCGACTTAGGCGCGAATCTTACTATGGCTGTTCCGGGCGGAAGATTTTCGCTCGGAAAAGGCGTGGACGTTTCGATCAAAACGTTTCGAACCGTTGGATTCTTTAAAACCGGATATTATAATTACGATACACATTACGTTTTTCTTTCGCTTCCCGTGGCGCAAAAATTCTTTAACTTGAAAAACTCGGTAAATCAAATCGCGATCAAAGTGAAGTCGCTCGACGATCTGCAAAACTGCAAACGCGAGATCTTAAAAGAATTCAGAGATCCGGAATTCGAAAACGAGATCGGTTATTCCGCTTCTTTCAGCGTAAGAACGATCGCGGAAGAACAGGAGAATTTCTTTACCGCGTTGAAACTCGAAAAAACGATCATCTCCATTATCGTTTTCTTATTCATCATTCTCGCCGCGTTGGGAATGGTTGCGAGCGTTTACAGTTTGGTGCGGGCAAAGCGGAAGTCGATCGGAGTCTTAAAAGCGCTCGGCTTGCCTTCCTCCGGAATCCTGTTGATCTTCACGTTGAACGCGATGGTCGTCGGAGTTCTTGCTTCTCTTGTCGGAGGAGTTTCCGGCATTTTTATCGCGGGCAATTTGGAAACGATCGTAAACGGTCTTTCCGAACTCATCAACATGGTGGGATTTTATTTTTATCATTCCGAATGGACGAACGTGGAGTTGGTTCCGAAGGACGTATATTACTTCGATCATATCCCGGTCGATATCGATATTTCATTTATCTTTATGGTGACGACCGCGGCCACGATTCTTTCGGGAATCGCCGGTTATTTTCCGGCGCGATGGGCCGCCGGTTTGAATCCTGTTGATACGATAAGGAACGACTAA
- a CDS encoding LIC_10230 family protein: MKTKLAQIIPFLILFFCLVNISFEPVFYDPRDMDSMEALLEGSGRELEPQWGIERGLISKIRLTSKVLEELNEKTIPTDAQLEATVDRMNRILLGQKIMLFIYGFLIFLSVTSFLSLHYKAWFYVFLNRSLYLISILPVLMSMQHPMRSIPQTPVIGAVSSLFLFSLFVLLIYMIFAISKVYGEKADRFGVLKTAQNGEEGEIQSTSSSKISWIPMFFHFAAIMAAGILLGNLIYIPIFLLQKHYSFEFGILLIVLLVFMMLFYIRNYFRMGKSDELTPTGNVTLSVSYLQFRVIRNTIFITFAILGVILFVVLLFSILSMNTWVLDFASSRGL, from the coding sequence ATGAAAACAAAACTCGCTCAAATCATACCGTTTCTCATTTTATTTTTCTGCCTCGTGAATATCTCTTTCGAACCTGTCTTTTACGATCCGAGAGATATGGATTCCATGGAAGCCCTACTCGAAGGATCGGGAAGAGAACTCGAACCGCAATGGGGAATCGAACGAGGTTTGATCTCCAAGATCCGGCTCACTTCCAAGGTTTTGGAGGAATTGAACGAGAAAACGATTCCTACCGACGCTCAACTCGAAGCCACGGTGGATCGGATGAATCGGATTCTTCTCGGGCAGAAGATCATGCTCTTTATTTATGGATTTCTAATATTCTTATCAGTAACTTCCTTTTTGAGTCTCCACTATAAGGCTTGGTTTTACGTTTTTTTAAACCGAAGTCTGTATTTGATCTCCATTCTTCCGGTTTTGATGTCCATGCAGCATCCGATGAGAAGCATACCGCAGACCCCCGTGATCGGAGCGGTCTCTTCCTTGTTCTTGTTTTCTCTTTTCGTGCTTTTGATTTATATGATCTTTGCGATTTCCAAAGTCTACGGAGAAAAAGCGGATCGTTTCGGCGTTTTGAAAACGGCTCAAAACGGAGAAGAAGGAGAAATCCAATCGACTTCTTCCTCTAAAATTTCGTGGATTCCGATGTTCTTTCATTTTGCGGCGATCATGGCCGCGGGAATTCTTTTGGGAAATCTGATCTACATTCCGATTTTCCTTCTTCAAAAACATTATTCGTTCGAGTTCGGAATTCTTCTGATCGTGCTTCTCGTTTTTATGATGCTGTTTTACATCCGCAATTATTTCAGAATGGGAAAGAGCGACGAACTTACCCCGACCGGTAACGTTACTTTATCCGTAAGTTATCTTCAATTCCGCGTGATTCGAAACACGATCTTTATCACGTTCGCGATTTTGGGCGTAATTTTGTTTGTGGTTCTTTTGTTTTCGATCTTATCGATGAACACTTGGGTTCTCGATTTCGCTTCGAGCAGAGGATTGTGA
- a CDS encoding toxin-antitoxin system YwqK family antitoxin has protein sequence MIFPISKNVSIQKRKPETKFAVVSNQEFDSAVKLASALNVKSVSSRKFFGLSFRKNLFLLTAIVLSFGACVKEPLPANIPAGAKFQKEFNAYVLTEPGRRRIYYDNGKIYQDCSVNELGLENGLCRFYSKYEDRILAKGNFENGVRRGEWIWNFDSGNLYIRQNYGKGPRKPEVMMSGDEGNEDGLYERFYENGQVELKGSYSEGYRNNLWQKYFPDGELEYTGYYKNGRKIRTWFYYYPTHKTEAIEVFDDTGGFLSRTTYLPDGTINCEIKKGSNTVCQSLTSVKK, from the coding sequence ATGATTTTCCCCATCTCGAAAAACGTTTCGATTCAAAAACGCAAGCCCGAGACGAAGTTCGCTGTCGTTTCGAATCAAGAATTCGATTCTGCGGTAAAACTCGCTTCGGCCTTGAACGTTAAATCGGTTTCTTCCCGAAAATTTTTCGGTCTTTCGTTTCGGAAAAATCTGTTCCTTTTAACCGCGATCGTCTTATCGTTCGGCGCGTGCGTAAAGGAACCGCTTCCCGCAAACATTCCCGCGGGCGCTAAGTTTCAAAAAGAATTCAACGCATACGTTCTTACCGAGCCGGGAAGAAGACGCATTTACTACGATAACGGAAAGATTTATCAAGATTGCTCCGTAAATGAACTCGGATTGGAAAACGGACTCTGCCGCTTCTATTCCAAATACGAAGATCGTATATTAGCGAAAGGAAATTTTGAAAACGGGGTTCGCAGAGGAGAATGGATTTGGAACTTCGACAGCGGCAACTTGTATATCCGTCAGAACTACGGAAAGGGTCCGCGTAAACCCGAAGTGATGATGAGCGGGGACGAAGGAAACGAAGACGGTCTCTACGAAAGATTCTACGAGAACGGACAAGTCGAACTCAAAGGAAGTTATTCGGAAGGTTATCGAAATAATCTTTGGCAGAAATACTTTCCGGACGGCGAACTCGAATACACGGGCTATTATAAAAACGGCAGAAAAATAAGAACCTGGTTTTATTATTATCCGACCCATAAAACAGAAGCGATCGAAGTTTTCGACGATACCGGCGGTTTTCTTTCAAGAACGACTTATCTTCCCGACGGAACGATCAACTGCGAAATCAAAAAAGGTTCGAATACAGTTTGTCAGTCGTTGACTTCCGTTAAAAAATAA
- a CDS encoding ParA family protein has protein sequence MKQILCIANQKGGVGKTTTAVHLAFGLALKGERVVLLDLDAQGNATSVFIEGDSLASNADDGREKSLYRIFRDGGNPNDVLMPTRIDGLKIGPSHSSLAEVDVMLSGKIDGFFHLRDSLETIKDEFDYAIIDCPPSLSMITLNAFVASTGLLVPLQVSKFSLDGIEAILEAHKNTVKRFNPSLKVLGALLTMFNPRTTLSQTLEPMIEPYLKLFSSRIPPSVSVEEAHMLKQTLFEYQPKGKATKSYQGFVEEVLALA, from the coding sequence ATGAAACAGATCCTCTGTATAGCAAACCAGAAAGGCGGAGTCGGCAAAACGACGACCGCGGTTCATCTCGCTTTCGGCCTCGCGCTCAAGGGAGAACGAGTCGTTCTTTTGGATCTGGATGCACAGGGAAACGCCACTTCCGTTTTTATCGAAGGGGATTCCCTCGCTTCCAATGCAGACGATGGAAGAGAAAAAAGTCTGTATCGAATTTTTAGAGACGGCGGAAATCCGAACGACGTTTTGATGCCGACTCGGATCGACGGACTCAAGATCGGTCCTTCTCATTCTTCTCTTGCCGAAGTGGACGTGATGCTTTCCGGAAAGATCGACGGATTTTTTCACCTTAGGGATTCGTTGGAAACGATCAAAGACGAATTCGATTATGCGATCATCGATTGTCCTCCGAGTCTTTCCATGATAACACTCAACGCGTTTGTCGCTTCCACCGGCTTACTTGTTCCGTTACAGGTTTCGAAGTTTTCCTTGGACGGAATCGAAGCGATCTTGGAAGCACATAAGAATACCGTAAAACGATTCAATCCTTCCTTAAAAGTGTTGGGTGCGTTGTTGACGATGTTCAATCCGAGAACGACACTTTCCCAAACTCTCGAACCGATGATCGAACCTTACTTGAAATTATTTTCCTCAAGAATTCCTCCTTCGGTCAGCGTGGAAGAGGCGCATATGTTAAAGCAGACTCTTTTCGAATATCAACCGAAGGGAAAGGCGACCAAATCCTATCAAGGTTTTGTGGAAGAGGTTTTGGCCCTTGCCTAA
- the gatB gene encoding Asp-tRNA(Asn)/Glu-tRNA(Gln) amidotransferase subunit GatB has product MAEFETIIGLEVHAQLNTESKIFSTSATKFGAPPNSQTNPVCLGLPGALPVLNESALEKAIMAGLAFGCDITLFTKFDRKNYFYPDLPKGYQISQFDKPICTGGGVTFTIKGEESPRFVRLTRIHMEEDAGKLIHSADPNVPQSYVDLNRAGTPLIEIVSEPDMRSSDEAYYYLNSLKAVLKYIRVSDCNMEEGSLRCDANVSIRPKGSDKYGTRVEIKNLNSFKAVKAAIDYEVEWQTEMTLEGKTFQQQTKLWDSVANKTVTMRTKEMSHDYRYFPDPDLPVIILQKETVEAVRERLPELPNERKNRFVEKLGLPKYDAEVLTAEREIADYFEDALKVSGDAKKTSNWVKDEVLGIVNKESITISEFSVSAERIGGLVKLIADGKISGKIAKTVFEELLTSNKDAETIVTEKNLIVVRDDKEIERIVDEAIANNQDAVTKYKSGKDRALGAIVGYVMKVSKGKADPELVNQMLLDKLGPLPPKG; this is encoded by the coding sequence TTGGCAGAATTTGAAACGATCATCGGGCTGGAAGTTCACGCGCAGCTCAACACGGAATCGAAAATATTCTCTACAAGCGCGACCAAGTTCGGCGCTCCTCCGAACTCTCAGACCAATCCCGTTTGTTTAGGCTTACCGGGCGCGCTTCCCGTGTTGAACGAATCGGCGCTGGAAAAAGCGATCATGGCCGGACTCGCGTTCGGATGCGACATCACACTCTTTACGAAATTCGATCGTAAGAATTATTTTTATCCCGATCTTCCGAAAGGGTATCAAATCTCCCAGTTCGACAAACCGATCTGCACGGGAGGCGGGGTCACGTTTACGATCAAAGGGGAAGAATCTCCCCGCTTCGTTCGTCTGACTCGAATTCATATGGAAGAAGACGCGGGAAAGCTGATTCACTCCGCCGATCCGAACGTTCCCCAATCCTATGTCGATTTAAACAGAGCGGGAACTCCTTTGATCGAAATCGTTTCGGAACCGGACATGCGTTCTTCGGACGAAGCGTATTATTACCTCAATTCTCTAAAAGCCGTTCTGAAATACATCCGCGTTTCCGATTGCAATATGGAGGAAGGTTCTCTTCGTTGCGACGCGAACGTTTCGATCCGTCCCAAAGGTTCGGATAAATACGGAACGAGAGTGGAGATCAAAAACCTCAATTCTTTCAAAGCGGTAAAAGCCGCGATCGACTACGAAGTCGAATGGCAAACCGAAATGACGCTGGAAGGTAAAACCTTTCAACAGCAGACAAAACTCTGGGACTCAGTCGCGAACAAAACTGTGACGATGAGAACGAAAGAGATGAGTCACGACTATCGTTACTTTCCCGATCCGGATCTTCCGGTAATCATTCTTCAAAAGGAAACCGTGGAAGCGGTTCGCGAAAGATTGCCCGAACTTCCGAACGAAAGAAAGAATCGTTTTGTGGAAAAGCTCGGGCTTCCGAAATACGACGCCGAAGTTTTAACCGCGGAACGGGAAATCGCGGACTACTTCGAGGACGCCTTGAAAGTTTCCGGAGATGCAAAAAAAACATCCAACTGGGTCAAAGACGAAGTTCTCGGAATCGTAAACAAAGAAAGCATTACAATATCAGAATTTTCTGTTTCTGCGGAACGCATCGGCGGACTCGTTAAATTGATCGCTGACGGAAAAATTTCCGGTAAAATCGCGAAAACAGTTTTCGAAGAACTTCTTACCTCGAACAAAGACGCGGAAACGATCGTCACCGAAAAAAATCTGATCGTAGTTCGGGACGATAAGGAAATAGAAAGAATCGTAGACGAAGCGATCGCAAACAATCAGGACGCGGTCACAAAATACAAAAGCGGAAAAGATCGTGCGTTAGGCGCCATCGTCGGCTACGTGATGAAGGTTTCCAAAGGCAAGGCCGATCCCGAATTGGTCAACCAAATGCTTCTTGATAAACTCGGACCTCTTCCTCCGAAAGGTTAA